A window of the Brassica oleracea var. oleracea cultivar TO1000 chromosome C1, BOL, whole genome shotgun sequence genome harbors these coding sequences:
- the LOC106314809 gene encoding senescence-induced receptor-like serine/threonine-protein kinase → MKYVSDLGFVESGTSHSIVSDLQTTSLERQFQNVRSFPEGKRNCYNIKPQQGKGFKYLIRTRFMYGNYDNISRTPEFDLYLGVNLWETVVLVNETAIVTKEIIYTPPLDHIHVCVVDKNKGTPFLSVLEVRFVKNNTYDTPYEALMLGRRWDFGTTSNLQVRYKDDFFDRIWMPYKSNMKILNTSLTIDETNHNGFRPASIVMRTAISPGNESNPLTLTWSPDDPRSKFYVYMHFAEVQKLQSNETREFDIYVNDDLLAENFRPFYLFTDTRSTPEPVGRTKNEIVIRKTDLSTLPPIINAIEIYQINEFLQLPTDQQDVDTMMKIKMKYGVKKKNWQGDPCVPVDYSWEGLECLHSDNNTSPRLISLNLTSSALTGEIDPAFANLTSINKLDLSNNSLTGEVPDFLTSLVNLTVLNLEGNKLIGSIPAKLLEKSKDGSLLLRYGGNPGLCQSSSCQPTTKKKKSGFIVPLVAAVLVLLVLLIVLALFCHFKRRSRRGAISKKMSTNGVNTGPLDIAKRYFNYVEVVDFTNNFERVLGKGGFGKVYHGIFNGDQVAVKVLSEESAQGYKEFRAEVELLMRVHHTNLTSLIGYCNEDNHMSLIYEYMANGNLGDYLSGKSSLILSWEERLQISLDAAQGLEYLHYGCKPPIVHRDVKPTNILLNEKLQAKIADFGLSRSFPVEGTSQVSTVVAGTIGYLDPEYYTTRQMNEKSDVYSFGVVLLEVVTGKPAISRSRTQSVHLSDVVGSMLASGDIRGIVDQRLGGRFEAGTAWKITEIALACASESSAQRPTMSQVVMELKQSVVGRVTTDGNSHRDPVRMVTMNLDTEMVPKAR, encoded by the exons ATGAAATACGTTTCGGATTTGGGTTTTGTTGAGTCTGGAACAAGCCATAGCATAGTTTCAGACCTACAAACAACTTCTCTCGAAAGACAGTTCCAAAACGTGAGAAGCTTCCCTGAAGGTAAGAGAAACTGCTACAACATAAAACCTCAACAAGGGAAAGGTTTCAAGTATCTGATCAGAACACGTTTCATGTATGGGAACTATGATAATATTAGTAGAACACCAGAGTTTGATCTTTATCTTGGAGTCAATCTATGGGAAACTGTTGTTCTTGTCAATGAAACGGCTATAGTAACCAAAGAGATCATTTACACTCCTCCGTTAGACCATATTCATGTCTGTGTTGTTGATAAAAACAAAGGAACTCCGTTTCTGTCTGTCTTGGAAGTAAGGTTTGTGAAGAACAACACGTACGACACTCCGTATGAAGCTCTTATGCTTGGTCGGAGATGGGACTTTGGCACAACAAGCAACCTTCAAGTCAG GTACAAGGATGATTTTTTTGATCGGATATGGATGCCTTACAAGTCTAACATGAAGATTCTGAATACATCCCTCACCATCGATGAAACTAACCACAACGGGTTCAGACCTGCGAGTATAGTCATGAGAACTGCGATATCACCAGGAAACGAAAGCAACCCGTTGACGCTTACATGGTCACCGGATGACCCGAGGTCGAAGTTTTACGTATACATGCATTTCGCTGAAGTTCAAAAGCTGCAAAGCAACGAGACAAGAGAGTTCGATATATACGTGAATGATGATCTACTTGCCGAGAATTTCCGACCGTTCTACTTGTTTACAGACACACGCTCCACTCCAGAGCCTGTCGGGAGAACGAAGAATGAGATTGTCATAAGGAAAACAGATTTATCTACTCTTCCACCGATCATCAACGCTATTGAGATTTATCAGATCAATGAGTTCCTTCAGTTACCAACAGATCAACAAGATG TTGATACCATGATGAAGATTAAGATGAAGTATGGAGTGAAAAAGAAGAACTGGCAAGGAGATCCATGTGTTCCAGTGGACTATTCTTGGGAAGGTCTTGAATGTCTCCACAGTGATAACAATACTTCTCCAAGACTCATTTCTCT GAACTTAACCTCTAGTGCATTGACTGGAGAGATTGATCCAGCTTTCGCAAACCTAACATCAATAAACAAATT GGACTTATCAAACAATAGCTTAACGGGAGAAGTACCTGACTTCCTCACCAGTTTAGTAAACTTGACTGTATT AAACTTGGAAGGAAACAAGTTAATTGGTTCCATTCCAGCCAAACTGCTGGAGAAATCAAAAGATGGGTCTCTTTTATTAAG ATATGGTGGAAACCCTGGTCTTTGTCAGTCTTCTTCATGTCAACCAACAACAAAGAAGAAGAAGAGTGGTTTCATCGTCCCACTAGTAGCAGCAGTCCTAGTTCTTCTCGTTCTTTTGATCGTATTAGCTTTATTCTGCCATTTCAAGAGAAGATCTCGAAGAGGTGCAATCTCAAAAAAAATGTCTACTAATGGTGTCAACACCGGACCACTGGACATAGCCAAAAGATACTTTAACTACGTAGAAGTTGTCGATTTCACAAACAACTTCGAGAGAGTTCTTGGCAAAGGAGGCTTCGGTAAAGTGTACCATGGTATTTTTAATGGAGATCAAGTCGCTGTCAAAGTACTTTCCGAAGAGTCTGCGCAAGGCTACAAAGAGTTTCGAGCTGAG GTTGAGCTTCTGATGAGAGTCCATCACACAAACTTGACATCTCTTATAGGATACTGCAACGAAGACAACCACATGTCGCTAATCTACGAGTACATGGCTAATGGAAACTTAGGAGACTATTTGTCAG GCAAAAGTTCATTAATATTGAGCTGGGAAGAGAGGTTACAGATATCATTAGATGCAGCACAAGGTCTAGAGTATCTCCATTATGGTTGCAAGCCTCCCATAGTTCACAGAGATGTGAAGCCAACTAACATCTTACTCAACGAGAAGCTTCAAGCCAAGATAGCTGACTTTGGCTTATCTAGAAGCTTTCCGGTCGAAGGGACCAGTCAAGTCTCCACCGTTGTCGCTGGAACCATCGGTTACTTAGACCCCGA GTACTATACAACGAGACAAATGAATGAGAAAAGTGATGTTTACAGTTTCGGAGTGGTTCTTCTTGAAGTGGTAACAGGAAAACCGGCAATCTCACGTTCGAGAACACAGAGCGTGCATCTAAGTGATGTGGTTGGTTCAATGCTGGCCAGTGGAGACATAAGAGGCATTGTGGATCAACGTTTGGGAGGTAGATTTGAGGCTGGCACGGCTTGGAAGATCACGGAAATAGCATTGGCTTGTGCCTCTGAGAGTTCTGCACAGAGACCAACGATGAGTCAAGTCGTTATGGAGCTGAAACAGAGTGTTGTTGGGAGGGTGACGACAGATGGAAATAGTCATAGGGATCCTGTAAGAATGGTTACGATGAATCTTGATACTGAAATGGTTCCTAAAGCGAGGTAA
- the LOC106314817 gene encoding folate synthesis bifunctional protein, mitochondrial encodes MILNRRKQKISQNLPLPLSERSSLSFLSLQSIFNPLSSRMLMMGKLGTMIHTGRFLLRRFSAPPPAVAMAVTASRVSFHRYYSSKFISLVSPHVSPFSSLFRPQALSSSAFSSLSTPTRVQVDSTEHEVVIALGSNIGNRMNNFREALRLMKLYGIHLTRHSCLYETAPVHVTDQPRFLNAAVRGVTKLPPHELLTVLKTIERDMGRTDGIRYGPRPLDLDILFYGKMRIASDKLIIPHERLWERPFVLAPLVDLLGTAVDNDAVAHWHSLALHPGGIHQSWERLGGESLVGQDGVQRVLPIGDKLWDFTSRTHVMGILNLTPDSFSDGGQFQSLENAVSRVREMISEGADIIDIGAQSTRPMATRISSQEELERLLPVLEAARGLPEMQGKLISVDTFNSEVASEAISKGADILNDVSAGALDSDMHKVVAESGVPYMAMHMRGDPCTMQSEENLQYGDVCKDVASELYTRVRDAEISGIPAWRVMIDPGIGFSKRVEHNLDVITDLPKIREEMAKRSIGVSHAPILIGPSRKRFLGDICGHPEAAERDAATVASVTAGILGGANIIRVHNVKDNADAAKVCDAMLRRRGRSKG; translated from the exons ATGATATTAAACCGCCGAAAGCAAAAGATATCTCAGAATCTCCCATTACCCCTTTCCGAAAGATCCTCACTTTCCTTCCTCTCACTGCAATCAATCTTCAATCCCCTCTCTTCCAG GATGTTAATGATGGGAAAATTAGGAACCATGATCCACACCGGTAGATTCCTTCTCCGCCGCTTCTCAGCACCTCCACCTGCGGTCGCTATGGCTGTGACCGCGAGTCGCGTCTCCTTCCACCGATACTACTCGTCCAAGTTCATCTCTCTCGTGTCTCCACATGTCTCCCCATTTTCCTCTTTATTCAGACCTCAAG CATTAAGTAGCTCAGCTTTCTCATCTTTATCAACACCTACAAGAGTTCAAGTCGACTCTACAGAGCATGAAGTTGTGATCGCCTTGGGAAGCAACATCGGAAACAGGATGAACAACTTCAGAGAAGCCTTGCGGCTAATGAAACTTTACGGCATTCACCTAACCAGGCATAGCTGCTTATACGAAACAGCTCCTGTTCACGTGACAGACCAACCAAGGTTCCTCAACGCTGCAGTGAGAGGCGTCACCAAGCTCCCACCTCACGAGCTTCTCACCGTTCTCAAAACCATCGAGAGAGACATGGGACGTACGGATGGTATCCGTTACGGACCAAGACCGCTCGACTTGGACATACTGTTCTACGGGAAGATGAGAATCGCTTCCGATAAGCTCATCATACCACACGAGAGGCTCTGGGAAAGGCCCTTTGTGTTAGCACCTCTGGTCGATTTGCTAGGAACAGCTGTTGACAATGACGCGGTCGCGCACTGGCACTCGCTTGCCTTACATCCCGGCGGGATTCACCAATCGTGGGAGAGACTAGGCGGAGAGTCACTCGTCGGACAAGACGGTGTACAAAGAGTGTTACCGATAGGAGATAAACTCTGGGATTTCACCAGCAGAACTCATGTGATGGGTATACTTAATCTTACCCCTGACAGCTTTAGCGACGGAGGACAGTTCCAGTCGTTAGAGAATGCAGTTTCTCGCGTGCGAGAAATGATCTCTGAAGGGGCTGATATAATCGATATCGGCGCGCAGTCTACGCGGCCGATGGCCACTAGAATTTCTAGTCAAGAAGAGTTGGAGAGACTACTACCGGTCTTGGAAGCTGCTCGAGGTTTGCCAGAGATGCAGGGAAAGCTCATATCAGTGGATACTTTCAACTCAGAGGTTGCTTCAGAAGCTATAAGCAAGGGAGCTGACATACTGAACGATGTATCTGCTGGAGCCTTAGACTCAGATATGCATAAGGTTGTTGCAGAATCCGGGGTGCCTTATATGGCCATGCACATGAGAGGAGATCCATGTACAATGCAGAGCGAAGAGAATTTGCAGTACGGTGATGTATGCAAGGACGTTGCTTCGGAGCTCTACACGCGAGTTAGGGATGCAGAGATCTCTGGGATTCCGGCTTGGAGGGTTATGATCGATCCAGGGATCGGGTTTTCAAAGAGAGTAGAACACAACTTAGATGTTATAACGGATCTTCCGAAAATCCGGGAAGAGATGGCTAAGAGAAGCATAGGAGTGTCTCATGCTCCTATTCTTATAGGACCTTCAAGGAAGAGATTCTTGGGAGACATTTGTGGGCATCCTGAGGCTGCTGAGAGAGATGCCGCAACTGTTGCTTCTGTTACTGCTGGCATTCTAGGAGGTGCTAATATCATTAGAGTTCATAATGTTAAAGATAACGCAGATGCAGCAAAAGTATGTGACGCAATGCTGAGAAGAAGAGGAAGGTCAAAAGGATGA
- the LOC106343504 gene encoding uncharacterized protein LOC106343504 produces MAEEPQKLSSSASQQPSSSDKKPEDSGIKPQNPDRAPMYPPGIVPGYDEQTNRGAGIYAVPVHHHQFGALPSNYLIPLTYNLPTTRPSNETEAGGENQAQAGQGQQQQQPAQQRQVVVVRRFEIAFQLDIFLILKLAAVIFLFNQDGSRQRLAVLVIFATIIYLYQTGALAPFVRWLSQGMHRAAVPPPRPQPPAAAAARADNDDPAAAMPLNDAVVPEGQENGGDNANRANANENVDAAPQGNQWWGIVKEIQMIVFGFITSLLPGFHNID; encoded by the exons ATGGCGGAAGAACCCCAGAAGTTGTCTTCTTCAGCGTCACAGCAACCTTCTTCCTCTGATAAGAAACCCGAAGATTCTGGGATCAAGCCTCAG AATCCAGATCGAGCTCCAATGTATCCACCAGGTATTGTTCCCGGGTACGATGAACAAACGAACCGAGGAGCTGGGATCTATGCGGTTCCTGTGCATCATCATCAATTTGGAGCTCTTCCCTCCAACTATCTTATCCCTCTCACTTACAATCTTCCCAC AACTAGGCCAAGCAATGAGACCGAGGCTGGGGGAGAGAACCAAGCCCAAGCTGGACAGGGTCAGCAACAGCAACAGCCTGCGCAACAGAGGCAAGTTGTTGTTGTACGGAGATTCGAGATCGCCTTCCAGCTTGACATATTCCTCATACTCAAGCTTGCTGCTGTCATCTTTCTGTTCAACCAAGATGGATCCAGACAGAGGCTCGCTGTCCTTGTGATTTTCGCTACCATCATTTACTT ATACCAAACTGGAGCCCTTGCACCTTTTGTCCGATGGCTCTCACAAGGTATGCATAGAGCAGCTGTACCACCACCTCGACCTCAACCACCTGCTGCTGCTGCTGCCAGAGCTGATAATGATGATCCCGCTGCTGCAATGCCACTAAACGATGCTGTGGTTCCCG AGGGACAAGAGAATGGAGGTGATAACGCGAACAGAGCAAACGCAAATGAAAATGTCGATGCAGCTCCCCAAGGGAATCAGTGGTGGGGAATAGTGAAAGAGATTCAGATGATAGTTTTTGGCTTCATAACTTCACTTCTCCCTGGCTTTCACAACATAGATTAG